The window aataatgtttaacttaaagaaaatcacccttcaaataatgcaagaataaaagaaaccaagtttcaactaaacaggtataacaattagcaagaaaaggtcaaacaaatttaaggtatatatctaagatcaatgatgaagaatataacaagataaaataatttaataaatgcgcaacaatgatctacacaatttaaaaatataatctttcatatttagctcgtgtacacgactttcaacatatttcaataatcacatcaatatcaattatatgggaaatttcccccacacaaggttagacaagtcacttacctcgacttgctccaatttaaccaagtattatatttttttctcaattttccgactccgatcgactcgtatctagtcataattaattcgatacagtcaacaaaaattataaaaatcaatttcataagaaaatactacatttttcaaaacaaaatccgaaattagctcaaaaatcgtccATGGGGCCCATTTCTCAGAATCctgcgaaactcacaaaatccgataacccatacaattacgagtccagccatactagtttcattcaaatccgactccggatcgacattgaaatctcaaaattttgtttctatgagatttctaaaatttttccaaatttctatctcaaaacactaattaaatggtgaaaacaatgatatattcgtgtatattgaccaaatccaagttagaatcacttaccccaatatttttccttgaaaatatatcaaaatcgcctctcaTCAAACTctaattcgtcaaaaatggcaaatgggacgaagtcccctgtttttataacttacagatctgtcagCGAGCCCGATTTGCCAAGGAGCCCAATTGACAGGCAGtccgatttgtcagggagcccgatttgtcagggagctcgattttgacagggagtTTGATTTTGACAGGGAGTCCGATTGTGACAAGGAGTCCAATTTTGACAAGGAGTTCGATTGTGATAGGGAGttcgattttgacagggagcccgattttgacaggcagcccgattttgatagcatttccagcataaaaattgcagcagctaagtctcacttttgatctgttaaccatccgaaactcactcgaggccctcgggacctcaactcaatacaccaacaagttctaaaacatcatacgaacttatttgaaacctcaaatctagtcaaacaatgctaaaatcacaaatcacaccccaattcaagcttaatgaaactcaagaatttccACCCTGCCTGAacgctcgggtttatgcaaaatgcttCTCAAGGGGCAAGTCGTGACAACTgagatggggtggcattggaaacatggtctaagctttcgtgaagctacgagaTGGGGGTATCTTGTCTCGGCGTCGactagtgttttgctaatgtaatagatgggggattgcgtacctttattttcttggaCCAGGACGACGCTCACAACTACTTCGGACACGGCGAGATAGATGAGGAGGGGTTGTCACAGTTCTGGTTTTGAAAGCAACGGTGGCGATGACAAGTACACCTTTAACTCCTTCATGGCTTGGACACGCTCAGGGGTCCATTGGAGGCCGTTCTCCTTTTTGAGTACGCCAAAGAACTTATGGCACCTATAGGAGGATCACGAAATGAACCTCAAAAAGGCGGTGATACGTCCAGTCAACCTCTCGACCTGTTTTTGGTGGTCAAGTGCTCTGGTATcccttcgatggctttgatttgatcGAGATTGACCTCGATACCTCGTTGCGACACTAGGAAACCCAAGAATTTTCCCGAGGACATGCTGAATGCATATTTTTCGGGGTTCAGTTTCATGTCGTATTGTGTGAGTATTCCGAAGGCTTCTCTCaagtggtcgatgtgatcttctttccttttggacttgaccagCATGTCGTCTATGTAGACTTCCATCATTTTACCGAGTTAGTCTTTGAATATCTTCGTCACCAACCTTTGGTAAGTTGCCCCCGTATTTTTCAGTCTGAAGGGCATGATCCTGTAGCAATATGTCCCCTGGCGGGTGATGAGGGTGGTTTTTTCCTGGTCCTCTTCCTCCAAGAGGATCTGATTATAGCtcgagtaggcatccaagaagcttAGTAGCGCGTGCCCGGctgttgcgtcgatgagttggtcgatgtggGATAATGGAAATGAATCCTTGGGGAAAGATTTGTTCAGGTCGGTGAAATCTACACACATCCGCCATTTGccgttcttctttttcaccatgactacgttggcgacccattgggggtacttCGACTCCCTGACATAGCCATTTTCCATCAATTTTTCCACTTCTTCGTGTACTGCGTCATTAATTGCAGAGTTGAACTTACGCCTAACTTGCCTCATCGGGGGGTAGAATGGATCGACGTTCAATTTGTGCGTGGCGATCTCCTTTGGGATACCTACCATATCTGCATGGTTAAAAGTAAACAAGTCTATGTTAGCAGTTAAAAATTCACGAAACTTACCCGGTTCCTGAAGCTTGTAgccgatgtaagctttcttgcTATAGTCATTCCTGTCTAACTGAACGGGGTCGAGGTCCTCTATGGTTGATCCTGTGGCCTCGACCGTATCGAGGTCTCTGATGACGTCCTCGCTGTCATCACATACCGACCTCGACCTTGTTGATTGCTATGCCTATTTTTCTTTATCCTTTGTTTATTGGGTGTCTGTACAGTCTAAGGCGATGAGGTAGCATTCCTGGGATGTGCGTTTCTCCCCTCTTCtactgaatattccccatggagttgggaatttgatgacttggtacaagATATAGGGGATAGCTCGCATGGTGTGTATCCAAGGTCATCCTATTATGGCGTTGTATGTTGTGTCCTGGTCCATGATATGGAATGTGGTTGTTTCCAGAGTGATGCCACTTGCTAGGATGGGGAGTGTGATCTCGTCGGATGTTCGCTCAACAGCATTATTAAAGCTTGTTAGTGTGATGCAGCGCGACACTATCTTATCTTCGAGTTTCATTTGTACAagtactcgaggatggataatgcATGCACCACTCCCATCGTCTACCATAATTCGTATCACATCAGTATCTAAAATTTGTAAAGTGATGAcaagagcatcatagtgagggaaggCTAAACCGTTGGTATCCTatttatcgaagatgatactttcttcgagttcattATACCGTTCGTGGGCGATCAACCGTTTGACcttgtgggttgtggtgaacttCACGTTGTTGATGGAGGCGTCGTCCCTACcatcgatgatcatgtggatggtgcGGGCTGGCGAGGGAAGTTTTGGCATCCCTTGATGTTATTCACGCCCTCTAGCGAAGGTGGTCATTCCTCGATCGCTCAGCAACTCCTTGAGGTGTCCTTGTTGTAGCATGTTTACGACCTCCTGTCTCAGAGCGATGGAATCTTCGATTTTGTGTCCTCGCTCTTGATGGAACTCGCAGAGGGCGTCTAATTTTCTGGTATTTGGGCCTGACCTCATCTTTTGCGGCCATTTCACCTTCGGTTCGAGCTTCTCTAAGGCATAGACTATCTCTGTAggtaatatacaaaaattataagcGGATAATAAAAGGAATACTTCTCTCGTTCCGGTGAGTCCCCGTTCTCGATCGGGATGGGCCATCTTCATGGCGGGATGAAGATGCAGCAGTGGTCCTGACATATGGGAGATGTCGTTCCCGGTTAGGTCGTGAGGCAGCGAGAACCCTTCTGACATCATTTCTTCGATCTTTCCTGGATTCTGCCTGCACCGAAGTCAGTCGATGGGTTGGCCCATTGAGGCCGTCCTCGTCTTCTCGGACTTCGGCGCAATATGCATTATGTATTTCGTCCTAAGTCGTTAGGGGCACTTCATAAGATGACTCAATAATTTTCTTGTTGCCCTTGAACCATTTCTGCTTAACCCGTTTTGGAAAGCTGCGATAGCCATCCCTTCCGATACATTCGGTAAGGTCATTCTTAATCGGTAGAatcgggcgaggaagtccctcaatCCCTCTCCCGGTGACTGTTTGATGGTGAATATGTCATTTACTATCGCCTCTTCCTTTTCGGCCCCAGCATGGGCCGTTACGAACTTGTCAGCCATTTCTTTGAATGTTTCGATGGAACACGGCAGCTGCGAATCCCACGTTAATGCTCCTCCAGTGAGGGTCTCGCCGAATATTTTTAGCAAaatggaggatacttgttctttggcgaggtcattgcctttcacaACGGTGACATAATAGGTAACATGGTCCTCGGGGTCAGTCGTGCCGTCATATATTTTCAAGTAGtgcggcattttgaaggtctttggaatAGCATATGTGGTGGCGGCGTCGCTATATGGCTGCTCTACGAATCGACCGACGTCTCTCCTCGGCAAGAGCTTGGGAGCGCCCGGTATTTTATCGAACCTCTCTTGatgttctctcatttggtcccgaAGTAGCTTattctcattttccatttcctCCATCTTTTTCAGAACTACAGTGAGAGCGTCGTCGCCTGTATTGCCAACAacattgtgagtaatacctgTCGTTGTAGGTGGAGGAGGATGTTGATCATGTTGCTCGTCCACTGGTGGCATAACACAAGTTCTTGCATTTTCTATGGCCGTATCCCGAACGGGCTTATGGAGGATGCTGGTTAGCGTATCAATTAGCCAGGCCTCAAGGAGCTTCTTTATTGCTGGCGACGCCTCCTCTACCGTGGATGTGTAGGTTCTTAccaagagattttgtgatgctgcagTGGAAAGGATGTGACCCACCTCGCCTGGGGGAGGCATTGGGCGTTGTGTCCTCGTCCACTGCTTCAGAGCTCTCATGGAtgatgttcatgaggttggttgggaggtcgctcattattctcattctttcttctctgttacCTGTCATATTAGATCTATGTAtgcaaagagaaaaaaaaaattcttgttcttgttttttttttctttacgtTAGTAACCAGTGTCAgttgtagatctagaagaaactaaaacaGTTAACTAGATAATCCCCATAGACGACGCTacattgtttgaccaaaaagtataactttcggctaaactattaaatttatgtAATAACAGGTTAAATCTAGTTAATGATAATAACTCTAGATGCGAATCTTGAAAACGCGTGTGAGATGGGACATATCCAATGAAGTGTTGGCAATGATAAGCACAAAACGTTCATAAATAATGAGCAATAATAGGGATATAACTAGcaataaatggcatttaagtaaataagaggaatgattcacccaataaaggataGATTGGACGAATGTTCCTCCTGGCAATGATGAATGATAGATAAATCCAAGGTTTGTTCGAACTATTGTCGGATCAGGTGTAAAAGTGGTGGAATAATATGGGTAAGAATCTTGATAAAAATGTAGTCTTTGTATCCTtacaagagagagaatcttcttCTAAACGTGTTCTTATCAATGAATATtgcctcccccccccccaccatTTATTTGAGACATGTATCTAACAAACCCTagtagtacaagtgcagagagtattctctttaatatcctatttCAAAAACCAGTCGTTGCTATTCTGTCAATGATGCTCGACCTCGGCCATTATTGCCATTTTTACCACGAACCTTGTTGTTCCCTGGCCGACCACGACTGATTCTTTCCTTAATGCTGCATTACCCTAAATATTTTAGAGCGAATTTTAACTTATACAGTATGATTCGCCCATAAATGGATTTTAATGTGATGTTCATCATCTCGACCATGCACGTTATCTTGTTCCCATGTATTGTTTTTGCATTGCCCAAAGGTAGTAGTAATTAGCTAgtacaaatcacataacacaaaaTGAGACATTTCACGATATTTCACATCCCGCATATGACGTAGTctatttattttttctctatGAAACACATAACAAATTCTATTTACTATGACTGTAGATATTGGTGTGACAAAGCAACAGAAATAATTGTAAATTCCATTGAACACACTAGGGGTAATTGAGAAATAATTGATCAATTATTAGTTGGGGAGGAAAGTTCACAGTCAGTAATGTAATGGTAATAAACATCTAAGTAATATATTTTATGTAGTATAAGTTGTATCAAAACCGCTGAGAGACTGAAATATGATGGCGTTGAATGTGTGGCGAGACAATAGATATTAGGCCACCTAATGGAGGTCTCATCTTTGACCTGTAAGTCATCTCATCGTACGGTCTACGATAAAACTTCAAGAACGGTACAAATGACTCTCGAGACTTTTCTGTCTTGCTTACGTGTCCCTCTTTCTTGAAGAACATTGCTGGTGATTGAAAAAATGAAGGCCTCATAGCCCTTGGATGGTTGATGAAGCTTGGATCTAATAAATCTTGTTTTTTTGTTGGCAAAGGTGTGGAAGGGAAGAATCCTTTTTTAACGGCTCCGATGTTGCCACGTGGAGTCCTAGTAACAGGTGATGCAAAGGAGTAGGATCGAGCATTGAGAAATGAGATGGCGGGGCCCAATAAGGTATTAGTGGGGCCTAATTTGGAAGATGACGTGTCAGTTAAAGTAAGAGACCATGGTTTGAGGGAGTCAAAGCTATTGGAAACTGTGAAGGCAAATCTTGAAGAGGAGCATGACCCAATCTTGGCTGTTGATGACATTGATGAAGGAGAGTTGAATGTATGGGATGCTGATTTTGGATCATACGAAGTGAAGTAATTGAAATCCAATGATTCCTCAAAGTCAAGTGATGATACTACCATTGTAAGTGGTGCTAGCTCAACAAATGATTTCACTCCCTGTGATAAACCAACCACAAAGTAAAGATTTTAAGTTATAAATGtggataatataaataatattttacacTATCACGTTACACAAATGATATTTGTATATAAACCTCTTTAAAATGTAAATTTctaatatattttgaatataagaCAAGTTACTTATTATAATAAGTAAAGAAATTATGCTGGCGTCAAAGTTGCTTACAATACTATAGATGTGCTTTTCACTAATTTGACTTAAAGCCTCTTTGGCctcaaaaattatttattttcagataTACTTTTGTTCAAAAGGACTTTTGCAAAATAGCACTTTGTGTTTGACCAATTCATTTGAGTAGTGCTTTTTGCAAACTCATTCAAAAAGATTTATTACTACTTTTTTTCCTAGCTAACTCTTGTTTTTTCTTACATCATTCAATAAATATTTTTGGCCTcccagaagcttggccaaacggacTCTTAGAAATAAATTACTCTGTTCAATATCAAATACTAGTCCCTCGGCAAAACAAGAAGCATTTATTACTACTTTTTTTTCCTAGCTAACCCTTGTTTTTTCATTGAGTAGAAATGTTAATTAAGTTAAATAtttaagaataaataaaaagattttaGATAATTACCCTAATAATAAAGGTTATAAAATAGTATCAATGTTAactaacaacaataacaacaacccagtataattccactagtggggtatggggaagatagtgtgtacgcagaccttacccctaccctggggtagagaggctgtttccgatagacccccggCTCCATCCCTTCAAAAACTCttcaccttactcttggggtgactcgaactcacaacctcttggttgaaagtggtGGGTGAGTgcaaaattcctaaaatgcaGACAAAATAAAGTGGACGTAATATAAAAGTAAATAGTACCTTCCAAAGATAAGAGAAAAGAGGAGGAGGATCAATGACAAAAGCTTTGTGAAGGCGGCCTGGATAATAATCGCTGATAATTTTCAGTGTAGGCAGCAGTATGTTCATAAAAGTTGATGCTGACCTGAAAAGGCCTGCATTTGGCAATTTGGTACCCCTCAGTTATAGTAGAAGTATTTGGTCAAAACATAACTCCCAAAAATAAATTATCATCACCCAAGGAAACTCACGAGAAAAATTCAAACTTCTTACAGGCTTTGTTAGGTTCTGACAAGGTAAGAAAAAGTATAATTCTGGGTAATTTTGCTTGACTTTATTGAGTATTTGaagttccttttttgttttttagatAAAAGAGAATGACAAGTTGTACCCCTACATTCACAAGTTTGAAAGCAACAACTCAAGGGCACTCCAGGCAAAGCATGAAAGAATTTCAGATTGTTGCTTGCCTATTATTACAACTAGCTAATAGGCACTAGGCACAATCACCATCTCCTTTGTTTGATTAGTCAATTAATTGCTCTTTACATAAGAGACTAGGCGTGACATTGGAACTTAAAAGGATCTGAAATAGGAGTATTAACTATACTAGAAAAAGCTGTCTTTGAGAGGTATTTACAGACTGATAATTCTTGGAATCTCCTCAGAATAGAATGTATAGTACTCACTACTTTAAGCTGAGTTCTGATTTGTCTAAACAAGTAAATGTGAAACTAAACTACCATTCTACCCTTCCTTTTTAAATTTCTAGATGACATAAATAAGGGTAATTTTtcattgaaaaaaataaaaagaacttACTTGCATCAAATAGAATAACAAATTGTTCAACCCCTTTTACCATAGTTTGAATTGCCACCTCCAGTGTAAACACTAGCAACCGAGTAAACCTACATTTTAcataaattcaaattttagttaAAAACccagagaaaaaaaaattaataaatagaaTTAAGGTACTTACAGTTTCTGTGAGTGAAACTTCTGATAATCTTGTTTGATTCGGAAAATCTATATGTTGGTCCAAAAAAGAATTACACGAAATTACGTATGTAGAAatcaattaaaaaatattaagtaGAAAAGAAGAGATTTGAAATTACCAGGACAGGCCTTGATTCATCATCATGTCCTGAAACATAAGCTGCCCCTTGTGCTACCTCAGCCGAGAATTCATCGGCAATTAGATGATCTGAAAACTCAACCCAATAAAACTTTTAAAAGGACAAATTAAAGTGAAATCAAGCTTCTGGTCTAATTTAAGAATGAATTTACTTTAATCGTAACTAGATTTTGATGAGTACTTTAATGAGCTGTTTcaaaataaagtaattaaacgGAAACAAAAGATTCTGATTCTTTTTCTTTGGAACGAACAAAGAGATAAAAATAGAAGGCACGGACAAACGAGAACAAAtggttttacttttatttttgaataaatAGGGAGGGACAAATTTGAAAGAAAttagagaaaaacaaatataCCAATGGCTAAAGAGTTTCTCCAGGAA is drawn from Nicotiana tabacum cultivar K326 chromosome 22, ASM71507v2, whole genome shotgun sequence and contains these coding sequences:
- the LOC107799131 gene encoding uncharacterized protein LOC107799131; translation: MGKKEQNVSKEKERVEAVLNLLRKQEPLTVKQEKFCNYACIERFLKAKGDNVKKAAKQLRNCLSWRNSLAIDHLIADEFSAEVAQGAAYVSGHDDESRPVLIFRIKQDYQKFHSQKLFTRLLVFTLEVAIQTMVKGVEQFVILFDASLFRSASTFMNILLPTLKIISDYYPGRLHKAFVIDPPPLFSYLWKGVKSFVELAPLTMVVSSLDFEESLDFNYFTSYDPKSASHTFNSPSSMSSTAKIGSCSSSRFAFTVSNSFDSLKPWSLTLTDTSSSKLGPTNTLLGPAISFLNARSYSFASPVTRTPRGNIGAVKKGFFPSTPLPTKKQDLLDPSFINHPRAMRPSFFQSPAMFFKKEGHVSKTEKSRESFVPFLKFYRRPYDEMTYRSKMRPPLGGLISIVSPHIQRHHISVSQRF